A stretch of Deinococcus reticulitermitis DNA encodes these proteins:
- a CDS encoding metallophosphoesterase produces the protein MHKVIAIGDVHADWDTLWQALRAASCLGLDGLPTPPVRAGAYQVILIGDLVHPKSAAGYAHLTGLDPFDPLEPEHVRLAARAQLGPLEQLRAYQQAAPHAVHILLGNHDAAALDPRFLLGTGGGLTHPEFDPEHGGLPLPPHLHAWMSSFPREVRLGGVQFAHVSPLPQHVHYDDLFYSDRSSKTWFRDTPEYVTMAGLGFGVYGHTPVEGGVRLHRDDRGRPLFALIDALHEREYLELLWDEGESGAVRSVTEISF, from the coding sequence GTGCATAAGGTCATCGCTATCGGGGACGTGCACGCTGACTGGGACACCCTGTGGCAGGCATTGCGGGCGGCGAGTTGCCTGGGGTTGGACGGCCTGCCGACGCCTCCGGTGCGTGCCGGGGCGTATCAGGTGATTCTGATCGGTGACCTCGTGCATCCGAAAAGTGCCGCTGGCTACGCGCACCTCACCGGCCTGGACCCCTTTGATCCGCTGGAGCCGGAGCATGTGCGTCTCGCTGCCCGCGCGCAACTGGGGCCACTGGAGCAACTGCGGGCATACCAGCAGGCCGCGCCGCACGCGGTGCACATCCTCCTCGGCAACCATGACGCCGCCGCGCTCGATCCACGGTTTCTGCTGGGCACGGGCGGCGGCCTGACCCACCCTGAGTTCGACCCGGAACACGGCGGACTGCCCCTGCCGCCGCACCTTCACGCCTGGATGAGCAGCTTTCCCCGCGAGGTGCGCCTGGGCGGCGTGCAGTTCGCGCACGTCTCGCCGCTGCCGCAGCACGTTCACTACGACGACCTGTTCTACTCGGACCGCAGTTCCAAGACCTGGTTTCGTGACACACCTGAATACGTGACGATGGCGGGGTTGGGGTTCGGGGTGTACGGCCACACGCCGGTCGAGGGCGGCGTGCGCCTGCACCGTGATGACCGGGGGCGCCCCCTGTTCGCTCTGATCGACGCCCTGCATGAGCGCGAATACCTCGAACTCCTCTGGGACGAGGGTGAGTCTGGGGCGGTGCGCAGCGTGACGGAGATCTCCTTTTGA
- a CDS encoding tyrosine-type recombinase/integrase, with the protein MTWDELWEHFYYHLRIKRRAKTTLHFYRTTQRALSRFAAEGDSLPESPVTTTVLHLRAFVTWLEGQGLAPGGIHAHVRSLKSMFGWAKREELLTSDPAVRLERPTLPRRRLPTMDSERVNPLLVQARKTKQPLRDVALLLTFFDTGIRLEELITLRRDDVRPEKGVLRVIGKGDKERSVPIGTRALTAINAYVLRERRPRHAGVQELFLGRTGLPMTRSCISILLRRLSEAAGFERAATTPHTFRRGFAVEFLRNGGDVFTLQQILGHSSLEMTRRYVTFLDEDLKAAHLRFSPGDRL; encoded by the coding sequence ATGACCTGGGATGAACTTTGGGAGCACTTCTACTACCACCTGCGCATCAAGCGCCGCGCCAAGACGACGCTGCACTTTTACCGGACCACGCAGCGGGCGCTGAGCCGCTTCGCGGCAGAAGGAGACTCCCTGCCCGAGAGTCCGGTGACCACCACCGTTCTGCACTTGCGGGCCTTCGTGACGTGGCTGGAAGGGCAAGGCCTGGCGCCAGGCGGCATCCACGCGCATGTCCGCTCGCTGAAGTCGATGTTTGGCTGGGCGAAGCGCGAGGAGCTGCTGACGAGCGATCCTGCCGTGCGCCTGGAGCGGCCTACCCTGCCGCGGCGGCGGTTGCCTACGATGGACAGCGAACGGGTCAATCCTCTTCTGGTTCAGGCGCGCAAGACCAAGCAGCCTCTGCGCGACGTGGCGCTGCTACTGACCTTCTTCGACACTGGCATCCGCCTTGAGGAGCTGATCACCCTGCGCCGCGACGACGTGCGCCCGGAGAAGGGCGTGCTGCGGGTGATCGGGAAGGGCGACAAGGAGCGCTCCGTTCCTATCGGTACGCGGGCGCTGACCGCCATCAACGCCTACGTGCTCCGCGAGCGCAGGCCACGCCATGCTGGTGTTCAGGAGCTCTTCCTGGGCCGTACAGGCCTTCCTATGACGCGCAGCTGCATCTCCATCCTGCTCCGGCGCCTGTCGGAAGCGGCCGGCTTCGAGCGGGCTGCGACGACGCCGCACACCTTCCGGCGCGGCTTCGCCGTGGAGTTCCTGCGCAACGGGGGAGACGTGTTCACGTTGCAGCAGATCCTGGGGCACAGCAGTCTGGAGATGACCCGCCGCTACGTCACCTTCCTCGATGAGGACCTCAAGGCGGCCCACCTGCGCTTCTCCCCAGGAGACCGGCTGTGA
- a CDS encoding single-stranded DNA-binding protein: MPDLDPVREALRASMTAWATLEVRGDQARVVPAPDPDRLTEHLDRLDADWSLGWACDQAGPYVVRARLSAAGVSREGLSTGPTLRDAKLAALAEAARFYGVGSTGEGHWVEYDPEEGANTADLEPTLDAAPDPGRTALPPEPPRDPQMEKARQHIDELMDQIRAAGKGKEAQRLLMSGYGKTVAESREIYKELQAILRS, encoded by the coding sequence ATGCCCGACCTTGACCCCGTTCGCGAAGCCCTGCGCGCCAGCATGACGGCGTGGGCGACCCTGGAGGTGCGTGGTGACCAGGCCCGCGTGGTGCCGGCGCCCGATCCGGATCGGCTCACCGAGCATCTCGACCGCCTCGATGCCGACTGGAGCCTCGGCTGGGCCTGCGACCAGGCGGGGCCCTACGTGGTGCGTGCTCGCCTGAGTGCCGCTGGCGTGAGCCGCGAGGGCCTGAGCACCGGTCCCACCCTGCGCGACGCCAAACTCGCCGCGCTGGCCGAGGCCGCGCGGTTCTACGGCGTGGGCAGCACCGGAGAAGGCCACTGGGTCGAGTACGACCCAGAAGAGGGCGCCAACACCGCCGACCTCGAACCCACCCTGGACGCTGCTCCGGACCCGGGCCGCACGGCGCTGCCCCCCGAGCCGCCGCGCGATCCGCAGATGGAGAAGGCCCGGCAACACATTGACGAATTGATGGACCAGATCCGGGCAGCAGGCAAGGGCAAGGAGGCACAGCGCCTGCTGATGAGCGGCTACGGCAAAACAGTGGCCGAGAGCCGCGAGATCTACAAAGAACTTCAGGCGATCCTCCGGAGCTGA